The Halobacterium sp. R2-5 DNA segment TTCCCGCCGAACATATACCGCATCTTCGCCATCTGATTCATCACTTGTTCGCCTGAGACGCCGAGGAAATCGGAGAACATCACTTCGACAACGGGGCGGGTTCCGCTGGCTGCGGCGCCGACGCCAGCGCCAACGAATCCGGCCTCGCTAATCGGCGTATCACGGACGCGCTCGTCGCCGAACTGCTCGTGGAGCCCATCGGTAACCTCGAAGACGCCGCCGTAGTTACCGACATCCTCGCCCATGATGAAGACGTCCTCGTCGTGGTCCATCTCCTCACGGAGCGCGGCGCGGATCGCCTCGCGAACGGTCATCGACTCCGTACTCTCGCTTGATGCGGAATCGGGCTGTGTGCTCATTGCTGGTCACCTCCGCGGCCGTCGGTACGAAGTGCACTCGCGAATCGCTCGATCTCTGGGACCGGCTGGGAGAACATATCGTCGTACGCCTCCTCGGCTGTCGGCAGATCGGCGTCGCGGGCGAACTCAACGGCTTCCTCGATTTCGGCTTCAACTTCCGCGCGAAGCTCCTCCAGCTCATCTTCGGAGAGTTCACCGCGCTCGATCAGCCGATCGGCGAACGTCTCAATCGAGTCCCGTTGCCGCCAGCGCTCGACGTCGTCTTCGTCGCGGTACGGCTCAGGGTCGCCTTCGAAGTGGCCGCGGTAGCGGTACGTCTCCGCCTCGATGAACGTCGGCCCGTTGCCGTTCGCTGCGCGCTCGCGCGCCTCTTCGACGGCTTCGTTGACCGCGGTGACATCCATGCCGTCGACGGTGAAGCCGGGGATGTCGTACGACTCCGCCGTCTCGCTGAGGTTTTCGACGTTGTGTTGCTGTTCGACCGGTGTTCCCTCGCCGAAGTGGTTGTTCTCCACGAGGAACACGGCCGGGAGATCCCAGGTTGCTGCGAGGTTGATGGCTTCGTGAACTTGGCCCTGTGCGACCGCTCCGTCGCCGAGGAACGCGAGCGCGACGCGCTCGTCGTCGTGGTACTGGCAGGTCAACGCAGCGCCCGTTGCGAGTGGCGGGCCGGCGCCCACGATCCCGTTCGCGCCGAGCATGTTCGCGTCGACGTCCGCGATATGCATCGAGCCACCCTTCCCGTTGCAGTATCCCTCGCGTTTCCCGAGGAGTTCGGCCATCATCTTTCGCGGATCGAGGCCTTTGGCGATGCAGTGGCCGTGTCCACGGTGCGTGCTCGTGATGAAGTCCTCGTCTTCGAGGGCTGCACACGCGCCTACGGCGACGGCTTCCTCGCCGATGTAGAGGTGTACGAACCCGGGAATGTCGCCGTCGGCGAACAGGTCGCCGGCTGTACTGTCGAACTCGCGGATCGTTAGCATTCGACGGAGCGCCTCCTCTCTCCCCGCCGGATCATTCATTGATATTGATGTCATTCCATTCGGTTCTTGTCACCAATACCCAATAAATTTTCCCTGCACTCACCAGACCCCGTCGCTTGTCGTGGACTCCCGCTCTACCCACGCAAGGCGGAAGGCGTGTAATCGCCGTTCGCGTTCAGCGGCCCTGACTCGAGGGGCAGTTGACTGGTGGCCCGTCAAGAACCAGACGTGAGCCAGTGCTGGAGAAGTCGCCACCCGTTGTTCCGGGCTGCATTGTAGTCGGGGTGCAGTTCCTTCCCGCACTTCAGACACTCGAACTCGTCACCATCACGGCTGTCCTCGTGCGTGAACCCGCAGTCGCCGTGACTGCACCGCTGGCCCGTATAAGCAGGTGCAACCGTTTCCACGTCAATACCGTATTCTTCGGCTCTGTATTCGACATGACGTTGGAGTTCGCGGAACACCCACTGTTGGAACTTTGAGAGGTTCGAGATACGCTCGCGGATGTGCGTCAGGTTCTCGAACGCAATTGCCGTGCAGTCGTTCTCCACAGCTTCACGGACGACGGCCTTCGACACGCGGTGGAGATAGTCCGCGCTCCACCGTGCGAACCGTGAGCCGATGCTTTTGATGGTGAGGTGGGCGAAACGAGTGCCTGTCTGTTGGAGGTTGCCGCGCCGCCGTTCGTACTCATAAGCTCTTGAGGGAGGACGAGCTGGTTTACCGAGACAACGATAGTGATGAGCGTGACGTTCCAGGTTACCACGGCCTGGAACATGTATGTGATGCGTGTGGAACCGATCGCCGTGATGATGCCAGCCGAGGACATGACTGCGACGCCCATCGCGAAGGCGAGTGTTACGAGACCTGCGACGAGGAGGCGGTTGCCGCCGAACACGAACCACTCTCGCGGTCCGGTGCGGATATCGCGGAGACCTTGCTCGAGTCTGGTGACCGGAGCCAATCCAACGCTATCAACACTCCATTTATTCCTCTGCGCCTACCGCTTGGGCGACGTGGGTGAGCGTGACTAACCCCAGTCCGCCCACGAGATTCCCCGCGGTAGTGACGACGAGAACCTCAGCCACGAGCCCGTAGCCGACATCGGCCCCAGAGAGAATCCCGAACACGACGTGGAGTGTGGTAACAATCACGTGGTCGAAGGGTCCGAGAGCCAGCAGGACCCCGACGATGTAGGCCATCGTAATGCGGCTCCCGACACTGTTGACGCCCTCGAGAAGAAACGAGAGCAAGGTCACGAGGGCACCGCCAACAATCGCGCTTGCGAACCCGGCCACCACTCCTCGGCGCGCAAGGCCTTCGGCGACCGTACTCAACGCGGCCCCAGTACCGGTCGGAAGTACTCCATCAACGGCGAACACCAACACGAAGAGAACGCCACCAACGAGGTTAACGACGAAGGTGACGACCCACAGACGGAAGAGCGGGAATACCATCCACGAGTCGGCGTCGACTGCCTTTGCCACCGGGTCGAAGAAGTTCTCGTTGAACAATTCCGCGCGGCCGATAACCAGGAAGACAACGCCTACGCCGAAGGCGAGCGCGCCAGCAACCGTGGCAACATCCCCGAACTCCGGTTTGACCAGTGCGTGAACGATGCCGAGTGCCGCGATCCCGAAGACGATGGTGAATCCAGCGATGAAACTCGTCGCGACGAGTTCGAGCATCGACTGGTCGAGGCGCCGTTCGCCCTCCTCAACTGCCCTGTCGAATATTTCACTGGGAGATGGAGCTACGGGCATAATAGAGACAGAAGTGGTGAGGGTACGAGGTCGGTCCTCAGCTGTTGGCCATATTCCGACAGGACTCAGCGCATTCCCGGAGGACATCGGCGCAGACTTGGCAGTGATCGGCGTCGTGGCGGTCGCACTCCTCGGCGCACGCCTCACAGGCATCCGCACAGACGCTCGCGAGGTCGCCGCTGTACTGGGAGCTACGAGCCATGAAGCGGGCGTGCAGGGACGTGAGGTCGGCGACGTCCCGGCAGAGCCGCGCGCACTCTTCCATGTCCGATTCGCCGAGGCACTCGTCGGCGCACCACTCGCAGACTTCCGCGGCCTCGTTGCAGTTCTCGATGCACTCGCGTTGCTCGTCGCTCAGGCTGTCGATCTTCGAAACAGTTTCTGAAAGGGACATCACATTCTAGACTAACACCTAGCAGGCGAGTAAACAGCGTGCCTGCCACTGAAAGGGACTAAACCCGTCATCGAGTTGCTTACGCCTCCATCCTAGAGACTCGGACCCTCGTATTTCTCAATAGCAGCAATAGAGGAACTTGCTAACCCCAGAGGGGAGAATTCGAAACCCAGACACCCGCTAGGGGTCAAGAGCTACCAGCCGAGC contains these protein-coding regions:
- a CDS encoding thiamine pyrophosphate-dependent dehydrogenase E1 component subunit alpha → MLTIREFDSTAGDLFADGDIPGFVHLYIGEEAVAVGACAALEDEDFITSTHRGHGHCIAKGLDPRKMMAELLGKREGYCNGKGGSMHIADVDANMLGANGIVGAGPPLATGAALTCQYHDDERVALAFLGDGAVAQGQVHEAINLAATWDLPAVFLVENNHFGEGTPVEQQHNVENLSETAESYDIPGFTVDGMDVTAVNEAVEEARERAANGNGPTFIEAETYRYRGHFEGDPEPYRDEDDVERWRQRDSIETFADRLIERGELSEDELEELRAEVEAEIEEAVEFARDADLPTAEEAYDDMFSQPVPEIERFASALRTDGRGGDQQ
- a CDS encoding formate/nitrite transporter family protein, which produces MPVAPSPSEIFDRAVEEGERRLDQSMLELVATSFIAGFTIVFGIAALGIVHALVKPEFGDVATVAGALAFGVGVVFLVIGRAELFNENFFDPVAKAVDADSWMVFPLFRLWVVTFVVNLVGGVLFVLVFAVDGVLPTGTGAALSTVAEGLARRGVVAGFASAIVGGALVTLLSFLLEGVNSVGSRITMAYIVGVLLALGPFDHVIVTTLHVVFGILSGADVGYGLVAEVLVVTTAGNLVGGLGLVTLTHVAQAVGAEE
- a CDS encoding four-helix bundle copper-binding protein, giving the protein MSLSETVSKIDSLSDEQRECIENCNEAAEVCEWCADECLGESDMEECARLCRDVADLTSLHARFMARSSQYSGDLASVCADACEACAEECDRHDADHCQVCADVLRECAESCRNMANS